The Balaenoptera acutorostrata chromosome 10, mBalAcu1.1, whole genome shotgun sequence genome has a window encoding:
- the NME6 gene encoding nucleoside diphosphate kinase 6 has protein sequence MTSILRSPQALQLTLALIKPDAVAHPLILEAVHQQILSNKFLIVRMRELLWRKEDCQKFYQEHEGRFFYQRLVEFMASGPIRAYILAHKDAIQLWRTVMGPTRVFRAHHVAPDSIRGSFGLTDTRNTTHGSDSVVSASREIAAFFPDFSEQRWYEEEEPQLRCGPVRYNPEGGIHFAAGTGGPGPT, from the exons ATGACCTCGATCTTACGGAGCCCTCAGGCTCTCCAGCTTACTCTGGCTCTGATCAAGCCTGATGCAGTTGCTCACCCACTGATTCTGGAG GCTGTTCATCAGCAGATTCTGAGCAACAAGTTCCTTATTGTACGAATGAGAGAACTTCTGTGGAGAAAGGAAGATTGCCAGAAGTTTTACCAGGAGCATGAAG GGCGTTTTTTCTATCAGCGGCTGGTGGAGTTCATGGCCAG TGGGCCAATCCGAGCCTACATCCTCGCCCACAAGGATGCCATCCAGCTCTGGAGGACAGTGATGGGACCCACCAGAGTGTTTCGAGCACACCACGTGGCCCCAGATTCAATTCGTGGGAGTTTCGGCCTCACTGACACCCGTAATACAACGCATGGCTCAG ACTCTGTGGTTTCAGCCAGTAGAGAGATCGCAGCCTTCTTTCCCGACTTCAGTGAACAGCGCTGGTATGAGGAAGAGGAGCCCCAGTTGCGCTGTGGCCCTGTGCGCTACAATCCAGAGGGAGGCATCCACTTTGCAGCTGGAACAGGAGGCCCAGGGCCAACCTGA